The following proteins come from a genomic window of Rattus norvegicus strain BN/NHsdMcwi chromosome 8, GRCr8, whole genome shotgun sequence:
- the LOC134480016 gene encoding urinary protein 3, with protein MGKHILLLPLGLSLLMSSLLALQCFRCISFDSTGFCYVGRHICQTYPDEICAWVVVTTRDGKFVYGNQSCAECNATTVEHGSLIVSTNCCSATPFCNMVHR; from the exons ATGGGAAAACATATCTTGCTGCTCCCACTGGGCCTGTCTTTGCTCATGAGCTCCCTGCTAG CTTTGCAGTGCTTCAGATGTATTAGCTTCGATTCTACAGGATTTTGTTATGTTGGAAGACATATATGTCAGACTTATCCTGATGAGATTTGTGCCTGGGTTGTAGTAACCACTCGAG ATGGAAAATTTGTATATGGAAACCAGAGCTGTGCTGAGTGCAACGCTACGACTGTTGAGCATGGAAGTCTTATAGTATCAACAAACTGTTGCTCAGCCACCCCTTTCTGCAATATGGTACATCGCTGA